From Acidovorax sp. FHTAMBA, one genomic window encodes:
- the flhA gene encoding flagellar biosynthesis protein FlhA: MNTSVKSLQQWAGSHSGALQGLSAPLLVVAILALMVLPIPPWMLDAFFTLNIAVALMVMMVAAYMLRPLDFAAFPSVLLLTTLMRLSLNVASTRVVLLEGHQGPGAAGAVIEAFGHFLIGGNFAVGLIVFAILVVINFVVITKGAERIAEVSARFTLDAMPGKQMAVDADLNAGLIDEKEAKRRRAEVSEEANFFGSMDGASKFVRGDAIAGILILIINIVGGFAIGMLQHGLSAGQAADSYILLAIGDALVAQIPGLLISVAAAMVISRVGKEHDMGRQIVQQLFMSPRVLGVTAGILILLGVIPGMPHVVFLTMGSLLGYVAWVLYERQKVPPEVEAPPAPVSDGEATWDDLQPVDLLGLELGYRLISLVDKSRQGDLLTRIKGVRRKFAQEVGFLPPAVHVRDNLELKPSGYRITLRGVVVGEGEAFPGMFLAINPGGISTPLIGTPTTDPAFGLPAHWIDDRQKEAAQMAGFTVVDSETVMATHLSHLMQVQAAKLLSRTETQQLVEHVAKLAPKLIEEVVPKMVSIATFQKVLQLLLEESVHIRDIRTIIETLAEFAGGISDPVELARRVRIALSPAIVQQIYGPTRELNVIAIEPGLERLLVQALGNAAGPALDPGVADILTQKAAEVALKQEEMGLPACLLVPDQIRNAISRLVRRVAPRLQVLAHSEIPETHTIRIGPILKGASA; the protein is encoded by the coding sequence ATGAACACCTCCGTCAAGTCCCTTCAGCAATGGGCGGGCAGCCACTCGGGCGCCTTGCAGGGCCTGTCGGCCCCGCTGCTGGTGGTTGCCATCCTGGCCCTGATGGTGCTGCCCATCCCGCCATGGATGCTCGATGCGTTCTTCACGCTGAACATCGCCGTGGCCCTGATGGTGATGATGGTGGCCGCCTACATGCTGCGGCCGCTGGATTTTGCGGCGTTTCCTTCGGTGCTGCTGCTCACCACGCTGATGCGCCTGTCGCTGAACGTGGCCTCCACGCGCGTGGTGCTGCTCGAAGGCCACCAGGGCCCGGGTGCTGCGGGCGCGGTGATCGAGGCCTTCGGCCACTTCCTGATCGGCGGCAACTTTGCCGTCGGCCTGATCGTGTTTGCCATTCTGGTGGTGATCAACTTTGTGGTGATCACCAAGGGCGCCGAGCGCATTGCCGAGGTGTCGGCCCGCTTCACGCTGGATGCCATGCCGGGCAAGCAGATGGCCGTGGACGCCGACCTGAATGCCGGACTGATTGACGAGAAAGAAGCCAAACGCCGCCGCGCCGAGGTGTCGGAAGAAGCGAACTTCTTCGGCTCGATGGACGGCGCCTCCAAGTTTGTGCGCGGCGATGCGATTGCCGGCATCCTGATCCTGATCATCAACATCGTGGGCGGCTTCGCCATCGGCATGCTGCAGCACGGCCTGTCTGCCGGGCAGGCTGCCGACAGCTACATCCTGCTGGCCATCGGCGATGCGCTGGTGGCGCAGATTCCGGGCCTCCTGATCTCGGTGGCGGCCGCCATGGTGATCTCGCGCGTGGGCAAGGAACACGACATGGGCCGCCAGATCGTGCAGCAGCTTTTCATGTCGCCCCGCGTACTGGGCGTGACGGCGGGCATCCTGATCTTGCTGGGTGTCATTCCGGGCATGCCGCACGTGGTGTTTCTGACCATGGGCAGCCTGCTCGGCTACGTGGCCTGGGTGCTGTACGAACGCCAGAAGGTACCCCCCGAAGTGGAGGCCCCACCTGCCCCCGTGAGCGACGGCGAAGCCACCTGGGACGACCTGCAGCCGGTGGACCTGCTGGGCCTGGAGCTGGGTTACCGCCTGATCAGCCTGGTGGACAAGAGCCGCCAGGGCGACCTGCTCACCCGCATCAAGGGTGTGCGCCGCAAGTTTGCGCAGGAGGTGGGCTTTTTGCCGCCCGCCGTGCATGTGCGCGACAACCTCGAACTGAAGCCCAGCGGCTACCGCATCACGCTGCGTGGCGTGGTGGTAGGTGAAGGCGAGGCCTTCCCCGGCATGTTCCTGGCGATCAACCCCGGCGGCATCAGCACGCCGCTGATTGGCACGCCCACCACCGACCCGGCTTTTGGCCTGCCTGCGCACTGGATCGACGACCGGCAGAAGGAAGCGGCACAAATGGCGGGTTTTACGGTGGTTGATTCCGAAACCGTGATGGCCACCCATTTGTCACACTTGATGCAAGTGCAAGCCGCCAAGCTTCTGAGTCGTACCGAGACCCAGCAACTGGTGGAACACGTGGCCAAGCTGGCCCCCAAGCTCATCGAAGAAGTGGTTCCGAAAATGGTTTCCATCGCAACGTTCCAGAAAGTCCTGCAGCTGCTGCTGGAAGAGTCTGTGCACATCCGCGATATCCGCACCATCATCGAAACGCTGGCCGAGTTTGCCGGTGGCATCAGCGACCCGGTGGAGCTGGCCCGCCGCGTGCGCATTGCGCTGTCGCCCGCCATCGTGCAGCAGATCTACGGCCCCACCCGCGAACTCAACGTGATTGCCATCGAGCCCGGCCTGGAGCGCCTTCTGGTGCAGGCGCTGGGCAATGCGGCCGGCCCTGCGCTCGACCCTGGCGTGGCCGACATCCTCACGCAAAAGGCCGCCGAAGTGGCCTTAAAGCAGGAAGAGATGGGCCTGCCCGCCTGCCTGCTGGTTCCCGACCAGATCCGCAACGCCATCTCCCGCCTGGTGCGCCGCGTGGCGCCCCGGCTGCAGGTGCTTGCGCACAGTGAAATCCCCGAGACCCACACCATCCGTATTGGGCCGATCCTTAAAGGTGCATCAGCATGA
- the flhF gene encoding flagellar biosynthesis protein FlhF yields MNIKRFTAPTSREALAKARMAFGDGTLILSNRPTANGVEVVATAEDTLSALDGGAAPSSNPPLLAPKPARTATQRASQPAASSLDRNPVEEDTEQLAMSTLSFQDYVRERMLRRRHEALNGPAEPQTLSERSRDQEPERERMPAPAVVRHNPLRSIPMDIPPEPPRRRQEAASAHLAQSNNNQQSVMNELHAMKELIEDRFNTLAWLGQARQNPIQSNLMLKMIRAGYSPSLARAVLERMPEDLSAAESVRWLMEVLERNLKTDQAEPPLYEQGGIFAMVGSTGVGKTTTTAKLAALCARIHGPGSVGLITLDTYRVGAHEQLRSYGRMLGIVAHLAHDRAALQDLLGLLSGKKMVLIDTTGVAPRDPRKRDMLDVLDLPHVNRLLVLNAGCHGDTLDDVLTAFKTEGSQQAILSKVDEAVKLGPAIDALIRHQMVLRGVTNGQRVPEDWERADAHKLISTSMRAPAKSAFDPKATDLNFFFSHSPDSVGVNMNMNERGLVDA; encoded by the coding sequence ATGAACATCAAACGCTTTACCGCCCCCACCTCCCGGGAGGCTCTGGCCAAGGCGCGCATGGCCTTTGGCGACGGCACACTGATCCTGTCCAACCGCCCCACGGCCAACGGCGTCGAGGTGGTGGCCACGGCGGAAGACACCCTGTCGGCACTGGATGGCGGGGCCGCACCGTCCAGCAACCCGCCCCTGCTCGCCCCCAAGCCTGCCCGCACCGCAACGCAGCGCGCCAGCCAGCCCGCCGCCAGCAGCCTGGACCGCAACCCGGTGGAGGAAGACACCGAGCAGCTGGCGATGAGCACGCTGTCGTTCCAGGACTACGTGCGCGAGCGCATGCTGCGCCGCCGCCACGAGGCGCTCAACGGCCCGGCCGAACCACAAACCTTGTCGGAGCGCAGCCGCGACCAGGAGCCCGAGCGCGAACGCATGCCAGCACCCGCCGTGGTGCGCCACAACCCGCTGCGCAGCATCCCCATGGACATTCCACCGGAGCCTCCACGCCGCCGGCAGGAAGCCGCCAGCGCCCACCTGGCCCAGTCGAACAACAACCAGCAAAGCGTGATGAACGAACTCCATGCCATGAAGGAGTTGATCGAAGACCGCTTCAACACGCTGGCCTGGCTGGGCCAGGCGCGCCAGAACCCGATCCAGTCCAACCTCATGCTCAAGATGATCCGCGCGGGCTACTCGCCCTCGCTGGCGCGCGCCGTGCTCGAGCGCATGCCCGAAGACCTGTCGGCCGCCGAATCGGTGCGCTGGCTGATGGAAGTGCTGGAGCGCAACCTCAAGACCGACCAGGCCGAGCCCCCGCTGTATGAGCAGGGTGGCATCTTCGCCATGGTGGGCTCCACCGGCGTGGGCAAGACCACCACCACGGCCAAGCTGGCCGCGCTGTGTGCGCGCATCCATGGCCCCGGCAGCGTGGGCCTGATCACCCTGGACACCTACCGCGTGGGTGCCCACGAACAGCTGCGCAGCTATGGCCGCATGCTGGGCATCGTGGCCCACCTGGCGCATGACCGCGCCGCGCTGCAAGACCTGCTGGGCCTGCTCAGCGGCAAGAAAATGGTGCTGATCGACACCACCGGCGTGGCCCCCCGCGACCCGCGCAAGCGCGACATGCTGGACGTGCTGGACCTGCCCCACGTCAACCGCCTGCTGGTGCTCAACGCGGGCTGCCATGGCGACACGCTGGATGACGTGCTCACCGCATTCAAGACCGAAGGCTCGCAGCAGGCCATCCTGTCCAAGGTGGATGAGGCCGTGAAGCTGGGCCCCGCCATCGACGCACTGATCCGCCACCAGATGGTGCTGCGCGGCGTGACCAACGGCCAGCGCGTGCCGGAAGACTGGGAACGTGCCGACGCGCACAAGCTCATCAGCACCTCGATGCGCGCGCCCGCCAAGTCGGCCTTCGACCCCAAGGCGACCGACCTGAACTTCTTCTTCTCGCATTCGCCCGACAGCGTGGGCGTGAACATGAACATGAACGAGCGGGGGCTGGTCGATGCTTGA
- a CDS encoding RNA polymerase sigma factor FliA, translating into MYTSKGQLDRDATIRQHVPLVRRIAHHMIAKLPPNVELDDLIQVGMMGLAEALSRYEVTQGVQFETFATQRIRGAMLDELREGDWMSRSSRKSQKDIEHAVQRLEQKLGRSPLESEIASEMGMGLPEYQSLLGKVRGTQLVYLEDMTRGNEDDDGFLDRHVADSDADPMELLRDQRLKISLVNAIKTLPEREQHIMGMYYEHDMNLKEIAAVLGVTESRVCQLHSQSIARLRAKMRAH; encoded by the coding sequence ATGTACACCTCCAAAGGCCAGCTCGATCGTGATGCGACCATCCGCCAGCACGTGCCGCTGGTGCGAAGGATTGCGCACCACATGATCGCCAAGCTGCCCCCCAATGTGGAGCTGGACGACCTGATCCAGGTGGGCATGATGGGCCTGGCGGAAGCCCTGTCGCGCTACGAAGTGACCCAGGGTGTGCAGTTCGAAACCTTTGCCACCCAGCGCATCCGGGGCGCCATGCTCGACGAGTTGCGCGAGGGCGACTGGATGAGCCGCAGCTCGCGCAAAAGCCAGAAAGACATCGAGCACGCGGTGCAGCGGCTGGAGCAAAAACTCGGCCGCAGCCCGCTGGAGTCGGAAATCGCCAGCGAAATGGGCATGGGCCTGCCCGAATACCAGAGCCTGCTGGGCAAGGTGCGGGGCACGCAGCTGGTGTACCTGGAAGACATGACCCGCGGCAACGAGGACGATGACGGTTTCCTCGACCGCCATGTGGCCGACAGCGACGCCGACCCGATGGAATTGCTGCGCGACCAGCGCCTCAAGATATCGCTGGTCAACGCCATCAAGACCCTGCCCGAGCGCGAGCAGCACATCATGGGCATGTACTACGAGCACGACATGAACCTCAAGGAGATTGCCGCCGTGCTGGGGGTCACCGAATCCCGCGTGTGTCAGCTGCACAGCCAGTCCATCGCCCGCCTGCGGGCCAAAATGCGGGCGCACTGA
- the flgM gene encoding flagellar biosynthesis anti-sigma factor FlgM has protein sequence MKIGQQPELPGALAQTGLAKQAKSPPSAAEGAAKDAAAVSSAGVPVTVSTAARALNQTARSTADFDAGKVQAVRTAIEKGTFSVNADAIADKMLSNAAEILARSRG, from the coding sequence ATGAAGATTGGTCAACAACCGGAACTCCCGGGCGCCTTGGCGCAGACGGGGCTTGCCAAGCAAGCCAAAAGCCCCCCCAGCGCTGCTGAAGGGGCTGCCAAAGATGCTGCGGCGGTGTCATCCGCCGGTGTGCCTGTCACCGTTTCCACTGCTGCGCGTGCGCTGAACCAGACGGCCCGCTCCACTGCCGATTTTGATGCTGGCAAGGTCCAGGCCGTGCGCACCGCCATCGAGAAAGGCACGTTCTCGGTGAACGCGGACGCCATTGCCGACAAGATGCTCTCCAACGCCGCAGAAATCCTGGCCCGCTCGCGTGGCTGA